One Solanum pennellii chromosome 10, SPENNV200 genomic region harbors:
- the LOC107032716 gene encoding mitochondrial pyruvate carrier 1-like isoform X2 — translation MKKSVRAYLNSPMGPKTTHFWGPMANWGFVISGMMDTKKTPDAISGNMTAVLCIYSMLCMRFAWMVRPRNYMLLACHAANESVQLYQISRWLRYRNLQPKEKAAASD, via the exons ATGAAGAAATCCGTCCGAGCGTACTTGAATAGTCCAATGGGTCCTAAAACAACTCACTTTTGGGGTCCTATGGCCAATTGGGGATTTGTAATCTCT GGAATGATGGATACAAAAAAGACCCCAGACGCAATATCTGGCAACATGACTGCAG TGTTGTGTATATATTCGATGTTGTGTATGAGATTTGCATGGATGGTGAGGCCTCGAAATTATATGCTGCTAGCTTGCCATGCTGCTAATGAATCTGTACAACTCTACCAAATTTCTCGTTGGCTTCGCTATAG gaaCCTCCAACCAAAGGAAAAGGCAGCGGCTTCTGATTAA
- the LOC107032716 gene encoding mitochondrial pyruvate carrier 1-like isoform X3: MKKSVRAYLNSPMGPKTTHFWGPMANWGFVISGMMDTKKTPDAISGNMTAVLCIYSMLCMRFAWMVRPRNYMLLACHAANESEPPTKGKGSGF, translated from the exons ATGAAGAAATCCGTCCGAGCGTACTTGAATAGTCCAATGGGTCCTAAAACAACTCACTTTTGGGGTCCTATGGCCAATTGGGGATTTGTAATCTCT GGAATGATGGATACAAAAAAGACCCCAGACGCAATATCTGGCAACATGACTGCAG TGTTGTGTATATATTCGATGTTGTGTATGAGATTTGCATGGATGGTGAGGCCTCGAAATTATATGCTGCTAGCTTGCCATGCTGCTAATGAATCT gaaCCTCCAACCAAAGGAAAAGGCAGCGGCTTCTGA
- the LOC107032716 gene encoding mitochondrial pyruvate carrier 1-like isoform X1 — MQMKKSVRAYLNSPMGPKTTHFWGPMANWGFVISGMMDTKKTPDAISGNMTAVLCIYSMLCMRFAWMVRPRNYMLLACHAANESVQLYQISRWLRYRNLQPKEKAAASD; from the exons ATGCAGATGAAGAAATCCGTCCGAGCGTACTTGAATAGTCCAATGGGTCCTAAAACAACTCACTTTTGGGGTCCTATGGCCAATTGGGGATTTGTAATCTCT GGAATGATGGATACAAAAAAGACCCCAGACGCAATATCTGGCAACATGACTGCAG TGTTGTGTATATATTCGATGTTGTGTATGAGATTTGCATGGATGGTGAGGCCTCGAAATTATATGCTGCTAGCTTGCCATGCTGCTAATGAATCTGTACAACTCTACCAAATTTCTCGTTGGCTTCGCTATAG gaaCCTCCAACCAAAGGAAAAGGCAGCGGCTTCTGATTAA